From a region of the Methylocystis hirsuta genome:
- a CDS encoding DUF6494 family protein codes for MDEDAFNMAVRKFLKEVGVTSQREIERIVRDHKVAGDRLKLRMALTAEGTPLNHIVETEIDVH; via the coding sequence ATGGATGAAGACGCTTTCAACATGGCGGTGCGGAAGTTTCTCAAGGAGGTGGGCGTCACCTCGCAGCGCGAGATCGAGCGCATCGTGCGCGATCACAAGGTTGCGGGCGACCGCTTGAAGCTGCGCATGGCGTTGACGGCGGAAGGCACGCCGCTCAACCACATCGTCGAAACCGAGATCGACGTTCACTAA
- a CDS encoding peptidoglycan-binding domain-containing protein translates to MAEPILKKGSSDPAARDLQEALKALGYDVGPVDRVFGAKTESAVKKFQQAREIAVDGVVGRITWINIDEADQSHPVLKVGSTGLPVRRLQSRMSAVGFNAGGVDGRFGAMTEAAVKKLQQDYRLHIDGIVGLKTWQVVDALENEGGVS, encoded by the coding sequence ATGGCAGAACCGATATTGAAGAAAGGATCTAGTGATCCCGCCGCGCGGGACCTGCAAGAGGCCCTTAAGGCTCTCGGATACGATGTTGGCCCCGTTGATAGAGTCTTCGGGGCGAAAACTGAGAGCGCAGTTAAGAAGTTTCAGCAGGCGCGGGAGATCGCAGTTGATGGCGTGGTTGGCCGAATTACGTGGATCAACATTGATGAAGCTGATCAAAGCCATCCGGTGCTGAAGGTCGGCTCGACTGGCCTACCTGTCCGTCGCTTGCAGAGCCGGATGAGCGCCGTCGGCTTCAACGCCGGCGGAGTCGACGGGCGCTTTGGCGCCATGACTGAAGCAGCAGTCAAGAAGTTGCAGCAAGATTACCGCCTACACATCGACGGCATCGTTGGTCTGAAGACGTGGCAAGTCGTTGACGCCCTAGAGAATGAGGGAGGCGTAAGCTAA
- a CDS encoding peptidoglycan-binding domain-containing protein, translating to MSGSISPWPVVKTGSSEHPIKTLQFLLRARGHSVVVDGVFGPKTEAAVQAFQARQGLTADGIVGPRTWSALVLEVKDGSQGDAVRGVQEEFQFRNLSGDPSNGPQVDGIFGPVTNAAVRGFQQALSLDIPSVKVDGIVGPVTWQALVSSMLSF from the coding sequence ATGTCCGGCAGCATCAGCCCTTGGCCAGTGGTCAAAACCGGCTCCAGCGAACATCCCATTAAGACGCTGCAGTTTCTATTGCGCGCGCGGGGACATAGCGTTGTCGTTGACGGCGTGTTCGGTCCGAAGACCGAAGCCGCGGTGCAAGCATTTCAAGCTCGCCAGGGGTTAACGGCGGATGGGATCGTCGGCCCGAGAACTTGGTCGGCTCTTGTCCTGGAGGTCAAAGACGGAAGCCAGGGCGACGCGGTTAGGGGCGTGCAGGAAGAGTTTCAGTTCCGCAACTTGTCTGGCGATCCGAGCAACGGACCGCAAGTCGATGGAATTTTCGGACCCGTGACGAATGCGGCAGTGCGTGGGTTTCAGCAAGCGCTTTCGCTCGACATCCCTTCCGTAAAAGTAGACGGAATCGTTGGTCCGGTCACTTGGCAGGCTCTGGTGAGCAGCATGCTTTCTTTTTAG
- a CDS encoding peptidoglycan-binding domain-containing protein yields MNEGKLDMPSTIKLGDAGDDVRRLQRVFARNKSLGPEDVDGVFGPRTEGAVKDFQQANGLVADGVVGPITWSHVHPYREASPTLQAGSLGPVVAMLQGVLKTGFGYAGEIDGIFGPTTENVVRQYQTNAGLPVTGVMDERTWMAPAGAAGATLESLSGLVI; encoded by the coding sequence ATGAACGAAGGGAAACTCGACATGCCGTCAACAATCAAGCTAGGCGACGCCGGAGACGACGTGAGGCGACTTCAGCGAGTCTTCGCCCGCAACAAGTCTTTGGGACCAGAGGACGTAGACGGGGTCTTCGGACCGCGCACGGAAGGGGCCGTGAAAGACTTCCAGCAAGCGAACGGGTTGGTGGCGGACGGCGTCGTCGGGCCGATCACATGGAGCCACGTGCACCCGTATCGCGAGGCGTCACCGACGCTCCAGGCCGGATCCTTAGGGCCGGTGGTGGCCATGTTGCAGGGCGTGCTCAAGACGGGCTTTGGTTACGCTGGCGAGATCGACGGCATTTTCGGCCCAACGACCGAGAACGTCGTCCGTCAATACCAGACGAACGCCGGGCTCCCGGTCACTGGCGTCATGGACGAGCGGACCTGGATGGCGCCCGCCGGCGCCGCCGGCGCGACGCTCGAGAGCCTCTCTGGTCTTGTCATTTAA
- a CDS encoding peptidoglycan-binding domain-containing protein, producing MTQVAVNLKTIDLRKAELHSIAGDDIKTLQALLNLFLTAGDVGEDGAPIPPLILDATAGANTKEALLAFQTAAHLAKDAIVGPLTWRKLIEQDF from the coding sequence ATGACGCAGGTCGCAGTAAATTTGAAAACAATCGACCTCCGGAAGGCCGAACTGCATTCAATTGCGGGTGACGACATCAAGACCCTGCAGGCGCTATTGAATCTCTTCCTCACCGCCGGTGATGTCGGCGAGGATGGCGCTCCGATTCCGCCCCTGATTCTGGATGCGACGGCCGGCGCGAATACGAAAGAGGCGCTGCTAGCGTTCCAAACAGCGGCCCATCTCGCCAAGGACGCCATCGTGGGTCCGCTGACCTGGCGGAAGCTCATCGAGCAGGACTTCTAA
- a CDS encoding spermidine synthase, with translation MIPWTLLDTAPIPGGEGELRLKRRGAEFSITLGNIELMNSRLSGSEEALATLSCERIQARPQPRVLIGGLGMGFTLRAALDVLGAKARIIVAELVPAVVAWARGPMADVFGASLTDPRVSIEEGDVGGLIRSGRSTYDAILLDVDNGPEGLTREANDALYDIEGLRAAREALRRDGVLAVWSSGPGRNFTSRLRKAGFRVDEVKVRANGQRGGARHVIWIATRLDSPPQMQQNANLN, from the coding sequence GTGATTCCCTGGACCCTGCTCGACACAGCGCCGATACCCGGCGGCGAGGGCGAACTCCGCCTCAAGCGTCGCGGCGCAGAATTCTCGATCACGTTGGGCAATATCGAACTGATGAACAGTCGCCTCAGCGGCTCGGAGGAGGCGCTCGCCACGCTCTCTTGCGAAAGAATTCAGGCGCGCCCACAGCCGCGCGTTCTGATCGGCGGGCTGGGGATGGGCTTCACTCTGCGCGCCGCGCTTGACGTCCTCGGCGCGAAAGCGCGGATCATTGTCGCCGAACTCGTTCCGGCGGTCGTGGCCTGGGCGCGCGGTCCGATGGCGGACGTCTTCGGCGCCAGCCTGACGGATCCGCGCGTCAGCATCGAGGAAGGTGACGTTGGGGGCCTGATCCGTTCTGGCCGCTCGACTTATGACGCAATCCTTCTCGATGTCGATAATGGCCCCGAGGGCCTGACTCGCGAAGCCAATGACGCACTTTACGATATTGAAGGATTGAGGGCGGCTCGCGAGGCGCTGCGCCGTGATGGGGTGTTGGCCGTCTGGTCATCGGGGCCGGGTCGGAATTTCACATCGCGTCTTCGCAAGGCCGGGTTCCGCGTGGATGAAGTCAAGGTGCGCGCCAACGGCCAACGTGGCGGCGCGCGGCACGTCATCTGGATCGCGACACGTCTCGATTCGCCACCTCAGATGCAACAGAACGCCAATCTTAATTGA
- a CDS encoding succinate dehydrogenase assembly factor 2 translates to MDDDMRRRRIRVRAWRRGMREMDILMGGFVDARVETLPAQALDELEALLDLPDAAVFRWLSGAEQAPAEHDTPILRQIIAFHQHDGPIH, encoded by the coding sequence TTGGACGACGACATGCGCAGGCGGCGCATCCGGGTGCGCGCCTGGCGGCGAGGCATGCGCGAGATGGACATCCTGATGGGAGGCTTCGTCGACGCGCGCGTCGAGACGCTTCCCGCGCAGGCGCTGGACGAACTCGAGGCTCTGCTCGACCTGCCCGACGCCGCGGTGTTCCGATGGCTGTCGGGGGCTGAACAGGCGCCGGCCGAGCATGACACGCCGATTCTGCGGCAGATCATCGCCTTTCACCAACACGACGGGCCGATCCATTGA
- the mfd gene encoding transcription-repair coupling factor: protein MSAAATKLKKAAAGLQAARSGLVKGERLIFAHAPDGFDAFVSADLARALAREAEGHAAVFVHVARDGARSAAFRNALRFANPDVEILDIPGWDCQPYDRVSPHAGVVARRMTALSRLTRAKSSFERPRVVTTTVDCLLQRVPPQKMVAAESFAAAPGNVVKLDELALWLESNGYLRASTVRETGEYAQRGGIVDLYPPGLPAPIRLDFFGETLESIRSFDPDTQRATGQLRSLDLTPMSELRLTSETMRRFRQSYAARFGGQTRGDALYEAVSEGRRFHGMEHWLPLFYERMDTLFDYLGEAPVVLDPLVEDAAAERVKQIEDYYDARKYAHDLDPGASNYKPLEPRALYLSLDEWRAAIEGRAAAQFTPFAAHEGEKSVDCGARPGRDFAPERNTPDVNVFQAAADHVEALRDAGRTVIVTGWSEGSCERLGHVLAEHGLPDLPRVASLPQALSKAVSVAVLGIERGFETDAYAVLGEQDILGDRFVRRRRKRKPNENLLGEVAALATGDLVVHVDHGIGRFIGLETISAAGAPHDCLELHYAGGDKLYLPVENIELLTRYGGEDAEAQLDRLGGAGWQSRKSRMKKRIREMAKGLIEIAAQRQLREAPKLAPPEGLYDEFCARFPYDETEDQLAAIDATLDDLAAGRPMDRLVCGDVGFGKTEVALRAAFCAAINGKQVAVVAPTTLLARQHYKTFSERFAGLPVRIGRLSRMVGAAETRETKKDLAEGRIEILIGTHAVLGKTVSFKDLGLVIIDEEQHFGVGHKERLKELRAEVHVLTLSATPIPRTLQLAMTGVRELSIIATPPIDRLAVRSFVSPFDSLIVREALLRERYRGGQAFFVCPRIEDLEEAAAFLRENAPESKFVTAHGQMSASELEDKMSAFCDGKFDILLSTTIVESGLDIPRANTLIVWRADMFGLAQLYQLRGRVGRAKLRAYALFTTPANRTITPQAQKRLDVLQSLDTLGAGFQLASHDLDIRGAGNLLGEEQSGHIREVGYELYQQMLADAITLLKAGVEEPQEEVWSPTIAIGAPVTIPEDYVADLTLRLQLYRRLSTLETDQDIEAFAAEMIDRFGPIPAEVEQLLEIVAIKALCRRAHVEKIDAGPKGVIVAFREDKFANPAGLVRYVAEQRTSAKVRPDMRVVFIREFENTKQRLAGTRRILRALVEIAEKKAA, encoded by the coding sequence TTGAGCGCGGCTGCGACAAAGCTCAAGAAAGCGGCGGCGGGACTTCAAGCGGCGCGTAGCGGCCTCGTCAAAGGCGAAAGGCTGATATTCGCCCATGCGCCCGATGGCTTCGACGCTTTCGTCAGCGCCGATCTTGCGCGCGCGCTCGCGCGGGAGGCGGAAGGTCACGCAGCGGTCTTCGTGCATGTCGCGCGCGACGGCGCGCGGTCGGCGGCTTTTCGCAACGCCCTGCGTTTCGCCAATCCCGACGTCGAAATCCTCGACATTCCGGGATGGGACTGCCAGCCCTACGATCGCGTGTCGCCGCACGCCGGCGTGGTGGCGCGGCGCATGACGGCGCTTTCGCGGCTCACGCGCGCAAAATCCTCATTCGAACGCCCGCGCGTCGTTACGACGACCGTCGACTGCCTGTTGCAGCGCGTTCCGCCGCAGAAGATGGTCGCCGCTGAAAGCTTCGCCGCCGCGCCCGGCAATGTGGTGAAGCTCGACGAATTGGCGCTTTGGCTCGAGTCGAACGGCTATCTGCGCGCCAGCACGGTGCGCGAGACCGGCGAATATGCGCAGCGCGGCGGCATTGTCGATCTTTATCCGCCGGGTCTGCCGGCCCCGATCCGTCTCGATTTCTTTGGCGAAACGCTCGAGTCGATCCGCTCGTTCGATCCCGATACGCAACGCGCCACGGGGCAGCTTCGTTCGCTCGACCTGACGCCCATGAGCGAATTGCGGCTGACGAGCGAGACGATGCGCCGCTTCCGGCAGTCCTACGCCGCGCGCTTTGGCGGGCAGACGCGTGGCGACGCCCTTTATGAGGCTGTCAGCGAAGGCCGGCGCTTCCACGGCATGGAGCATTGGCTGCCGCTCTTCTACGAGCGGATGGATACGCTCTTCGATTATCTGGGCGAGGCGCCTGTCGTGCTCGATCCGCTTGTCGAAGACGCGGCGGCGGAGCGCGTCAAGCAGATCGAGGATTATTACGACGCGCGCAAATATGCGCATGATCTCGATCCCGGCGCCTCAAACTACAAGCCGCTCGAACCGCGCGCGCTCTATCTGTCGCTTGACGAATGGCGCGCGGCCATCGAGGGACGCGCGGCGGCGCAATTCACGCCTTTCGCGGCGCATGAAGGCGAGAAATCCGTCGACTGCGGCGCGCGGCCCGGCCGCGACTTTGCGCCCGAGCGCAACACGCCCGACGTCAATGTCTTCCAGGCGGCCGCGGACCACGTCGAGGCGCTGCGCGACGCGGGCCGAACCGTCATCGTCACCGGCTGGTCCGAGGGCTCCTGCGAGCGGCTCGGCCATGTGCTCGCGGAACACGGCTTGCCCGACTTGCCGCGCGTCGCGTCGCTTCCACAGGCGTTGTCGAAGGCCGTCTCCGTAGCTGTTCTCGGGATCGAACGCGGCTTCGAGACGGATGCTTACGCGGTTCTGGGCGAGCAGGACATTCTTGGCGATCGCTTCGTTCGTCGCCGCCGCAAACGCAAACCCAACGAAAATCTCCTCGGCGAAGTCGCCGCGCTCGCCACCGGCGATCTTGTCGTGCATGTCGATCACGGCATCGGCCGTTTCATCGGCCTCGAGACGATCTCCGCCGCCGGGGCGCCGCATGATTGCCTCGAACTCCACTACGCTGGCGGCGACAAGCTCTATCTGCCGGTCGAAAATATCGAGCTCTTGACGCGCTATGGCGGCGAGGACGCCGAAGCGCAGCTCGATCGCCTCGGCGGCGCCGGCTGGCAGTCGCGCAAGTCGCGGATGAAGAAGCGCATCCGCGAAATGGCGAAAGGGCTCATCGAAATTGCGGCGCAGCGGCAGCTGCGCGAGGCGCCGAAGCTCGCCCCGCCGGAAGGACTCTACGACGAATTCTGCGCGCGCTTTCCTTATGATGAAACCGAGGATCAGCTCGCCGCAATCGATGCGACGCTCGATGATCTCGCCGCCGGCCGGCCGATGGATCGACTCGTTTGCGGCGACGTTGGTTTTGGCAAAACCGAGGTCGCGCTGCGCGCCGCCTTCTGCGCCGCCATCAACGGCAAGCAGGTGGCCGTCGTTGCGCCGACCACCTTGCTTGCGCGCCAGCACTACAAGACCTTCAGCGAGCGCTTTGCAGGCCTGCCGGTGCGCATCGGACGATTGTCGCGGATGGTCGGCGCCGCGGAAACGCGCGAGACGAAGAAAGACCTCGCTGAGGGCCGAATCGAAATCTTGATCGGCACGCATGCCGTGCTCGGCAAGACGGTGAGCTTCAAGGATCTTGGACTCGTCATCATCGACGAGGAGCAGCATTTCGGCGTCGGCCATAAGGAGCGGCTGAAAGAGTTGCGCGCCGAGGTGCATGTTCTGACGCTCTCGGCGACGCCCATACCGCGCACGCTGCAGCTCGCGATGACGGGCGTGCGCGAGCTTTCGATCATCGCCACGCCGCCGATCGACCGGCTGGCGGTGCGCAGCTTCGTCTCGCCCTTCGATTCGCTCATCGTGCGCGAAGCGCTGCTGCGCGAGCGCTATCGCGGCGGCCAGGCCTTTTTCGTCTGTCCGCGCATCGAGGACCTCGAGGAGGCCGCGGCGTTTCTGCGCGAAAACGCGCCTGAGTCGAAATTCGTCACGGCGCATGGGCAGATGAGCGCGAGCGAACTCGAAGACAAGATGTCGGCCTTCTGCGACGGCAAATTCGACATTCTGCTGTCGACGACGATCGTCGAGTCGGGTCTGGACATCCCACGCGCCAATACGCTGATCGTCTGGCGCGCCGATATGTTCGGCCTTGCGCAGCTCTATCAGCTGCGTGGCCGCGTCGGGCGCGCCAAATTGCGCGCTTATGCGCTGTTCACGACGCCCGCCAACCGCACGATCACGCCTCAGGCGCAAAAGCGTCTGGACGTGCTGCAGTCGCTGGATACGCTTGGCGCGGGCTTTCAACTCGCCAGTCACGATCTCGACATTCGCGGCGCGGGCAATTTGCTTGGCGAAGAGCAGTCGGGACATATCAGGGAGGTGGGCTACGAGCTTTATCAGCAAATGCTCGCCGACGCGATCACGCTGCTGAAGGCTGGAGTCGAGGAGCCGCAGGAGGAAGTCTGGTCGCCGACGATCGCTATCGGCGCGCCGGTGACGATACCGGAAGACTATGTCGCCGACCTCACGCTGCGCCTGCAGCTTTATCGCCGTCTGTCGACGCTCGAAACGGATCAGGACATCGAAGCGTTCGCCGCCGAGATGATCGACCGTTTCGGCCCGATTCCGGCGGAGGTGGAGCAGCTCTTGGAGATCGTCGCGATCAAGGCGCTCTGCCGGCGCGCCCATGTCGAGAAGATCGACGCCGGGCCGAAGGGCGTCATCGTCGCGTTCCGCGAAGACAAATTCGCAAATCCCGCCGGGCTCGTGCGTTATGTCGCGGAGCAGCGGACAAGCGCCAAGGTGCGTCCCGACATGCGCGTGGTGTTCATCCGCGAATTCGAGAACACCAAACAGCGCCTCGCCGGCACGCGCCGAATTCTGCGCGCGCTCGTCGAGATCGCTGAGAAGAAGGCCGCATAG
- a CDS encoding Spy/CpxP family protein refolding chaperone: protein MTTRKQASRGKLLAASAAALLLAAGISVAQAQQGGEHGGMDHGGANAPAQWADPGKAQSGGAESGKADEQKSEAGKAGEGHAGHHGGMSGMGQGGGQNGGMGGMMGGMSGMGQGGGQSGGMGGMMGGMSGMGHGGGKDGGKGGAGMSGDGKGGDGMSGMSHSGGGMMNKMVCGFADHLEGRLAYLKAELKLTDGQTGAWNAFAEAWRAAGQKAKQKCDAADMRADHSKPEVLNKLTMMENHMVDHLEAVRAQKAAIESLFTSLSEEQKKTANETLSGIMKVGMSMGDMMGGMGGGMMGGMGGMSHSGGGMGGMGGMQH, encoded by the coding sequence ATGACGACGCGGAAACAAGCTTCGCGGGGAAAATTGCTTGCGGCGAGTGCCGCCGCTTTGCTTCTCGCAGCTGGGATCTCGGTGGCGCAGGCGCAGCAGGGAGGCGAACACGGCGGCATGGACCACGGCGGCGCCAACGCGCCAGCGCAATGGGCGGACCCCGGCAAGGCGCAATCCGGCGGCGCTGAATCCGGCAAGGCCGACGAGCAGAAGAGCGAAGCGGGCAAGGCCGGCGAAGGTCATGCAGGCCATCACGGCGGCATGTCGGGCATGGGCCAAGGCGGCGGCCAGAACGGCGGCATGGGCGGCATGATGGGCGGCATGTCAGGCATGGGCCAGGGTGGCGGTCAAAGCGGCGGCATGGGCGGCATGATGGGGGGAATGTCGGGCATGGGCCACGGCGGCGGCAAGGACGGCGGCAAGGGCGGCGCCGGCATGAGCGGCGACGGCAAGGGCGGCGATGGCATGAGCGGGATGTCGCATTCCGGCGGCGGGATGATGAACAAAATGGTCTGCGGCTTCGCCGATCATCTCGAGGGACGCCTCGCCTATCTGAAGGCCGAGTTGAAACTGACCGACGGGCAAACCGGCGCCTGGAACGCCTTCGCCGAGGCCTGGCGCGCCGCGGGGCAAAAGGCGAAGCAAAAATGCGACGCCGCCGACATGCGCGCGGACCATTCCAAGCCGGAAGTTTTGAATAAGCTCACGATGATGGAGAACCATATGGTCGACCATCTCGAGGCGGTGCGCGCACAGAAGGCTGCGATCGAATCGCTCTTCACCAGTTTGAGCGAGGAGCAGAAGAAGACCGCAAATGAGACGCTGAGCGGCATCATGAAGGTCGGCATGTCCATGGGCGACATGATGGGCGGCATGGGCGGCGGCATGATGGGCGGCATGGGCGGCATGTCGCATTCCGGCGGCGGCATGGGCGGAATGGGCGGCATGCAGCATTAG
- a CDS encoding multicopper oxidase family protein yields MKRFRPLTRRGFLIGASAAATIGAPALGQGHAMRRIAPNRASDAFTPDVELELICKRDETSILTGKATRVWRYVGNLIKGPPNAVTALPDAYLGPLLRFTKGQKVRIRLRNELPEETVTHWHGLHVPMLMDGHPTAAIDPGETYVYEFEIRNRAGMYFYHPHTHEKTATQVYRGLAGALMIEDEEERALGLPSGEFEIPLVIQDRSFDRDNQLAYGDDMHTSMFGFYGDRVLVNGRCNLTLDVASRAYRLRILNGSNARIYKLCWDDRTPLTVIGVDGGLLEKAETRPYVMLAPAERVDLIVDFSGRPQGAKLTMLSGEFYGLIPPMAQRMMGSDLAMGEEFPLFTARVTKTSTDSWKLPEKLSTIRRFRKDEIANLDDPIPIAITMARMAMFLNGRPYGHDDIQPRERIPVDTTQLIEIFHERGGMGMMGGGMMRGRMGGMGMGMGMMGMMSMAHPIHLHGQPFEIIERSFEGDEDAYASVRDGLIDSGLKDTVLVAPGERLRIVKPFGDFKGRFMYHCHNLEHEDAGMMREFSVE; encoded by the coding sequence ATGAAACGCTTTAGGCCCTTGACGCGCCGAGGATTTCTCATCGGCGCGAGCGCAGCGGCGACGATCGGCGCCCCGGCCTTGGGCCAGGGCCATGCGATGCGCCGGATCGCGCCGAACCGGGCGTCCGACGCCTTCACGCCGGACGTCGAACTCGAATTAATCTGCAAGCGTGACGAAACCTCCATCTTGACGGGCAAGGCCACGCGAGTGTGGCGCTACGTCGGCAATCTGATCAAAGGTCCGCCCAACGCGGTGACGGCGCTGCCTGACGCTTACCTCGGCCCCCTGCTGCGTTTCACCAAGGGACAAAAGGTTCGCATTCGGCTTCGCAACGAATTGCCGGAGGAAACCGTCACGCATTGGCACGGCCTGCATGTGCCGATGCTGATGGACGGCCATCCGACGGCGGCGATCGATCCGGGCGAAACTTACGTCTACGAATTCGAGATCCGCAATCGCGCCGGGATGTATTTCTATCATCCGCATACGCACGAGAAGACCGCGACGCAGGTCTATCGCGGCCTGGCGGGCGCCCTCATGATTGAGGACGAAGAAGAGCGCGCGCTCGGACTGCCGTCCGGCGAATTCGAAATTCCGCTCGTCATCCAGGACCGGTCGTTCGACCGTGACAATCAGCTCGCCTACGGCGACGACATGCATACGAGCATGTTCGGTTTTTATGGCGACCGCGTGCTCGTCAATGGACGATGCAATTTGACGCTCGACGTCGCGAGCCGCGCTTATCGTCTGCGGATCCTCAACGGCTCGAATGCGCGCATCTACAAACTGTGCTGGGACGACCGGACTCCGCTGACCGTGATCGGCGTCGACGGCGGTCTGTTGGAGAAGGCGGAGACGCGGCCCTATGTGATGCTCGCGCCCGCCGAGCGGGTCGATCTCATCGTCGATTTCAGCGGCCGCCCGCAAGGCGCGAAGCTGACGATGCTGAGCGGAGAATTCTACGGTCTGATTCCGCCGATGGCGCAGCGCATGATGGGAAGCGATCTGGCGATGGGCGAGGAATTCCCTTTGTTTACGGCCAGAGTAACGAAAACCTCAACCGACTCATGGAAGCTTCCGGAGAAGCTCTCGACCATCAGACGCTTCCGCAAGGACGAGATCGCCAATCTGGACGATCCCATTCCGATCGCCATCACCATGGCGCGCATGGCGATGTTTCTCAACGGTCGCCCCTATGGCCATGACGACATCCAGCCGCGCGAACGCATTCCCGTCGACACGACGCAGCTCATCGAAATTTTCCATGAGCGTGGCGGCATGGGCATGATGGGCGGCGGCATGATGCGCGGCCGAATGGGCGGCATGGGCATGGGCATGGGCATGATGGGAATGATGTCGATGGCGCATCCCATCCATCTGCACGGCCAGCCCTTCGAGATTATCGAGCGCAGCTTCGAGGGCGACGAGGACGCCTACGCCTCGGTCCGCGACGGCCTCATTGACAGCGGCCTAAAGGACACCGTGCTTGTCGCGCCGGGCGAGCGCCTGCGAATCGTCAAGCCGTTCGGCGATTTCAAGGGACGCTTCATGTATCACTGCCACAACCTCGAACATGAGGACGCGGGCATGATGCGCGAGTTCTCGGTGGAGTAG
- a CDS encoding TonB family protein, giving the protein MDALRRRRALVVRPRFLMFLLLCLLAHLCVLAFLLLEDWRSAREAPHIFEETPVEVITEPPAPKQEEPPAPEPEKPQEKQQQQKPPPPPPPLEEEKPAFDAPEAESKTKSDVNAPEEKELKTPKNAQEKDAPKDDKPQGMKDGEDEDGKAKAPEETKDTPIEDKSDAEIIEQAAPEKTPQEKPDPNEKGPVKKGEANSIADQLAALAPIPDYKLAAPRKFSPVGGGHAKTTYLTILYGLIMPHMRIPPRVRGSGAIGRGAVVFYIDELGNLTHQAVHQPSGAPDLDAAALAAVRRAAPFPAPPRGLPHSMIFSYATK; this is encoded by the coding sequence GTGGACGCCCTTCGCCGGCGCCGCGCGCTCGTGGTGCGCCCGCGCTTCCTCATGTTTCTCCTGCTGTGCCTGCTGGCGCATCTGTGCGTCCTCGCGTTCCTGCTCTTGGAGGACTGGCGCTCCGCCCGCGAAGCGCCGCACATCTTCGAGGAAACTCCCGTCGAGGTGATCACCGAACCGCCCGCGCCGAAGCAGGAAGAGCCTCCCGCGCCGGAGCCGGAAAAGCCGCAGGAAAAGCAACAACAGCAAAAGCCGCCGCCGCCTCCGCCGCCGCTGGAAGAGGAAAAGCCTGCGTTCGACGCCCCCGAGGCCGAGAGCAAGACCAAGTCCGACGTCAACGCGCCGGAGGAGAAGGAGCTCAAGACGCCGAAGAACGCGCAGGAGAAGGATGCGCCCAAGGACGACAAGCCTCAGGGCATGAAAGACGGCGAAGACGAAGACGGGAAGGCGAAGGCGCCGGAAGAGACCAAAGACACGCCGATCGAGGACAAGAGCGACGCCGAAATCATCGAGCAGGCCGCCCCCGAAAAGACACCGCAGGAAAAGCCCGACCCGAACGAAAAGGGGCCGGTCAAGAAGGGCGAGGCCAACTCGATCGCCGATCAGCTCGCGGCGCTCGCGCCGATACCTGACTACAAGCTTGCGGCGCCGCGCAAGTTCTCGCCGGTCGGCGGCGGCCACGCGAAGACCACCTATCTGACGATCCTCTACGGCCTGATCATGCCGCACATGCGTATTCCGCCGCGCGTGCGCGGGAGCGGCGCGATCGGCAGGGGCGCGGTTGTCTTCTACATCGATGAGTTGGGCAATCTCACCCATCAGGCTGTGCACCAGCCGAGCGGCGCGCCCGATCTCGACGCCGCCGCTCTTGCGGCCGTGCGCCGCGCCGCGCCGTTCCCGGCGCCGCCGCGCGGCCTGCCGCACTCGATGATCTTCAGCTACGCGACGAAGTAG